A genomic window from Candidatus Woesearchaeota archaeon includes:
- the dnaJ gene encoding molecular chaperone DnaJ encodes MAKDYYKILGVGKNATKEEIKKAYKQLAKKYHPDMNKAADAESKFKEINEAAAALGDDEKRQQYDQYGTADFSGMGAGPDVSDFMRGADFSFDFGDIFERFFGGGGGGSRQRRSKGSDLLYQMEITLEEVVFGVEKEILVPRKELCDSCKGSGARSARDIETCTVCHGRGVATQMRRTPIGIFQTSGPCRECGGDGKIIKASCEACDGEGLVKKTRKIKVAIPKGIAEGMRLRVSGEGESGPTGQHGDLYVGIRVAAHEFFERQEDDVYVEIPIGFVQAVFGGEAEVPTLYGRVNMKIPAGTQTHTLFNLKGKGMPILRTDDTGDQKVRVIVQTPQKLTKKQKDLLQKFAADGGDAVEEKSFFSRLKEKF; translated from the coding sequence ATGGCAAAAGATTACTACAAAATCCTTGGTGTTGGCAAAAACGCAACCAAAGAGGAAATTAAAAAGGCCTACAAGCAGCTCGCCAAGAAATACCATCCTGATATGAATAAGGCGGCTGATGCAGAATCAAAGTTCAAGGAAATCAACGAGGCAGCTGCAGCGCTTGGTGACGATGAAAAACGCCAGCAGTATGACCAGTACGGCACTGCAGACTTTTCTGGGATGGGTGCTGGGCCTGATGTGTCTGATTTCATGCGCGGCGCGGATTTTTCATTTGATTTCGGCGATATTTTTGAACGGTTCTTTGGTGGAGGAGGGGGTGGAAGTAGGCAGCGGCGAAGCAAAGGCTCTGATTTGTTATATCAAATGGAAATCACGCTTGAAGAGGTTGTGTTTGGCGTTGAAAAAGAAATTCTCGTGCCCCGCAAGGAACTCTGCGACAGCTGCAAGGGTTCAGGCGCACGATCTGCACGTGACATCGAAACGTGTACCGTCTGCCATGGAAGGGGTGTTGCAACGCAGATGCGGCGCACGCCCATCGGAATTTTCCAGACGTCAGGGCCGTGCCGCGAATGTGGAGGTGATGGAAAGATAATCAAGGCATCCTGCGAAGCGTGCGACGGCGAAGGGCTGGTGAAAAAAACACGAAAAATAAAAGTTGCTATTCCAAAAGGAATTGCTGAAGGCATGCGCCTGCGTGTTTCCGGCGAAGGTGAATCCGGCCCAACCGGGCAGCATGGTGACTTGTATGTGGGCATCCGTGTGGCGGCGCATGAGTTCTTCGAGCGCCAAGAAGATGATGTCTATGTCGAAATTCCCATTGGCTTTGTGCAGGCGGTATTCGGCGGCGAGGCAGAAGTGCCTACATTGTATGGCAGAGTAAATATGAAAATTCCTGCGGGGACGCAGACGCACACGCTGTTTAACCTGAAAGGCAAAGGCATGCCGATACTGCGCACCGACGATACTGGTGACCAGAAAGTGAGGGTGATTGTGCAGACACCCCAGAAGCTGACAAAAAAACAAAAAGATTTGCTACAGAAATTTGCTGCTGATGGCGGCGACGCGGTTGAAGAAAAAAGTTTCTTTTCACGACTAAAAGAAAAGTTCTAA
- a CDS encoding nicotinamide-nucleotide adenylyltransferase yields MLCTRELAGGPFPQYSHTVFLCSQCQIIYDATMEGLYIGRFQPFHNGHLALIKEMLKEVKTLHIVVGSAQHIGTKENPFSADERREMIRAALTEAGIKNVDITPVPDIIWHSKYVEHIKTFVPHFDIVYVAENKHLEELFSAAGCKIKTHHRIDSIMGTEIRNRMAKKEPWEHLVPPAVANYLKKIGGQERVRKLLAE; encoded by the coding sequence GTGCTGTGTACCAGAGAATTAGCCGGCGGGCCATTTCCGCAGTACAGCCATACTGTGTTCCTCTGCAGCCAGTGCCAGATTATCTACGATGCCACCATGGAAGGACTCTACATCGGACGGTTCCAGCCGTTCCACAACGGACACCTTGCACTCATCAAGGAAATGCTCAAAGAAGTGAAAACACTCCATATTGTCGTCGGCAGCGCCCAGCACATCGGCACCAAAGAGAATCCGTTTTCTGCTGACGAGCGCCGAGAAATGATTCGCGCTGCACTCACGGAAGCCGGCATTAAAAATGTCGATATCACTCCCGTGCCGGATATCATATGGCACAGTAAATATGTTGAGCACATCAAAACTTTTGTTCCGCATTTTGATATTGTTTATGTTGCTGAAAACAAGCATCTCGAAGAACTTTTCAGTGCAGCCGGCTGCAAAATCAAAACGCATCATCGGATTGACAGCATCATGGGTACGGAAATCCGAAATCGCATGGCAAAAAAAGAGCCATGGGAACATCTTGTGCCACCTGCAGTTGCGAACTATCTCAAGAAGATCGGTGGGCAGGAACGGGTGAGGAAATTACTTGCGGAATAA